The genomic DNA GACACACCTTTACGCCGAGGACATTTCCGGCGGGAGGTTTCGGTGTGGTTCAGGCCGAAGTGACAGTGACGGATGTACCCGTATCAGCGTCCATGACGACGCGTATCTGGGTGACGGACACAAACAATGCCGTGATAAAAGGCGCAGCCCTTTTCATCAACAAAGTTATTGTTCTGTTTCCTGCTCAGGTCGTTGTCCCTGTTCGACTGAACAAGGTGGTTGACGTTGGACTGACGTTTGCAGAAGAGCTGACAGGACGACAGTTTTCGATCGCTTGCTCACGGGATGACATTGCCTTCGAACCGTCTGCAGGCAAACTGATAACAGTTGGCGCAAATTTTACGTGGAGGATGTCGGTCACGGCGTCGATTGGTGACGAGTTTGCAATAGCGATGACCTCTCCGGATTTTGCCGGGTCAATCGGGGTCAGATTCGCCGTCATTGCTTCAGATGCTGCTGACGACGAGTTGCTGGCAACAGATCAGACTGACGATCAGATGCCCCCTGATCTTTTCCAGCTCAAATAACGTGTCACCAGTTCGGCCCCCAACTGCGGGGGCCGGGCATCCACCACGGGTATGCCATGGGCGGTCATGCGCTCAAGGCGTTCGTTACGATCATTCAAGTAGTTCACGGTGCCACAATAGGCCAATGCCTCGGGCAAGGTTTGCACCGGTGTCTGGCGCAGGGTGTCGAGCACGATCTCCCGCAAACTGACCAGCAACACCCGATGCTGCTGGCTCAGCCGTTTAACCGCGCTTGAAAGCTCGCCATCCTCCTCATCACCCAGGTTGGTCACCAGCAACACCAGCGCCCGGCGCTTTTGCCGGGTGAGCAGTTGCGTTACGGCGCTCTGGTAATCAGCCGTGTGCTGACTGCTGTCGAGGTCATACACACGGTTGAGCAACACATTCAGTTGTCCGCTGCCTTTGACCGGCGCGAGGTAGCGCGGCTGGTCGCTGGCGAAGGTGCTCAGGCCCACGGCATCGCCCTGGCGCAGGGCTACGTAGCTGAGCAGCAGGCAGGCGTTGAGTGCGTGATCGAAGTGCGACAGTTCGTCGTCCTGGCTGCGCATGCGTCGCCCGCAATCGAGCAGGAAAATGATCTGCTGGTCGCGTTCGTCCTGGTATTCGCGGGCAATCGGTGTGCGCTGGCGCGCGGTGGCCTTCCAGTCAATCTGGCGCAGGCTGTCGCCTTCGCGAAATTCGCGCAGTTGGTGAAATTCCAGACCCTGGCCGCGACGTTGGTGCTGGCGTACGCCGAGCTGACTGAGCCAGTTGTCCACCGCCTGCAGCTCGCCGCCATACAGGCGGGCGAAGTCGGGGTAGACGCGGGTGTTGTCGAGGACCTTGAGCAGACGCTTGCCGGACCACAGGCCCAAGGGGCTCGGCAGGTTGATTTCGCAGTGTTCGAAGGTGAAGTGCCCGCGCTGTATCGGGCGCAGTCGGTAACCGGTCTGGCTGTATTGACCGGGCTGCAACTCGACGCACAGCGGCAGATTCTCAAAGCTCAAACCCGGCGGCACATGGTCGAAAATCTGCACCTGCAACGGCGCGCAAAAGTCGTGTTCAACCTTGAGTTGTACCTCCCCCCAGCGACCGAGGGCGAGGCTGCCGGGCATCTGGCGTTTGATCCGCAGTGCCGGCAGGCGCTTGAGGCGAACGGCATCAAGCGTCGCCAAGGCCAACAGTGCCAGCAACAATCCCCAGTTGATCGAGATCAGGCTCGCCGGGACATCCATCTCCAGCGCCTGAAAGGTGCCCAGCACAATGCCGACGGCGAGCAGCACCGCCAGCCAGATCAACAGCAGACGCGAGGGTTTCACAGGCGCGGCGCCGCGACTTGGTCGAGCAATTGCTGGAGCACCTGATCGACTTGCAAGCCTTCAATGTCCAGTTCCGGGGCGATGCGCACGCGATGGCGCAACACCGCCAGCGCGCAGCCCTTGATGTCATCGGGAATCACGAATTCGCCGCCACGCAACAATGCCCTGGCTCGGGCGCAACGCACCAGCGCGATCGATGCGCGCGGCCCGGCGCCGAGGGTCAGGCCCGGCCAGGTGCGGGTGCTGCGGGCCAGGCGCACGGCGTAGTCGAGCACTTGATCGTCCAGCGGCAAGTCGCTGGCGATGCGCTGCAAGGCTTGCACATCCTTGGCCTGCAACACGGTGCGCAACGGTTGCACATCCAGCATGTCGGCGCGGGTCGAGCGGCACACCTGGCGGACCATGCTCAGCTCATGATCGGCCTCGGGGTAGTCCATGCGCACCTTGAGCATGAAGCGGTCAAGCTCGGCTTCGGGCAGCGGGTAAGTGCCTTCCTGTTCGATCGGGTTCTGCGTGGCCAGCACCATGAACGGTTGGGCGATCGGCAGGGCGCGCCCTTCGAGGGTGACCTGACGTTCCTGCATGGCTTCAAGCAACGCGGCCTGAGTTTTCGCCGGTGCGCGGTTGATCTCGTCGGCCAGCAGCAGGTTGGTGAACAACGGGCCCTTGCGCAGTTTGAACTGTTCGGTTTGCAGGTCATACACGGCGTGGCCGGTGACGTCGCTGGGCATCAGGTCGGG from Pseudomonas baetica includes the following:
- a CDS encoding DUF58 domain-containing protein, whose translation is MKPSRLLLIWLAVLLAVGIVLGTFQALEMDVPASLISINWGLLLALLALATLDAVRLKRLPALRIKRQMPGSLALGRWGEVQLKVEHDFCAPLQVQIFDHVPPGLSFENLPLCVELQPGQYSQTGYRLRPIQRGHFTFEHCEINLPSPLGLWSGKRLLKVLDNTRVYPDFARLYGGELQAVDNWLSQLGVRQHQRRGQGLEFHQLREFREGDSLRQIDWKATARQRTPIAREYQDERDQQIIFLLDCGRRMRSQDDELSHFDHALNACLLLSYVALRQGDAVGLSTFASDQPRYLAPVKGSGQLNVLLNRVYDLDSSQHTADYQSAVTQLLTRQKRRALVLLVTNLGDEEDGELSSAVKRLSQQHRVLLVSLREIVLDTLRQTPVQTLPEALAYCGTVNYLNDRNERLERMTAHGIPVVDARPPQLGAELVTRYLSWKRSGGI
- a CDS encoding AAA family ATPase; the protein is MSEQIEPGSASHAAQQRQRASQLAQALRNELHKALIGQDAVIDDVLTALIAGGHVLLEGVPGLGKTLLVRALAKCFGGEFARIQFTPDLMPSDVTGHAVYDLQTEQFKLRKGPLFTNLLLADEINRAPAKTQAALLEAMQERQVTLEGRALPIAQPFMVLATQNPIEQEGTYPLPEAELDRFMLKVRMDYPEADHELSMVRQVCRSTRADMLDVQPLRTVLQAKDVQALQRIASDLPLDDQVLDYAVRLARSTRTWPGLTLGAGPRASIALVRCARARALLRGGEFVIPDDIKGCALAVLRHRVRIAPELDIEGLQVDQVLQQLLDQVAAPRL